From the genome of Pirellulaceae bacterium:
GCTGGTCGCCAAGAAGTAGACCGCCTCGGCAACGTCTTCGGGGCGTCCCGCGCGTTGCAATAGACTATCGCTGACGATCTGTTGCTGGCGCCGCTCCGACACGCCTTCAGCAATCATTACCGGCCCAGGCAGGATAGCATTGACGCGAACGCGATTATTGCGCCCCGCCAGCTCGACCGCCAAGCTACGCGTCATCGTCTCGATACTGCCTTTACTGACAAAGTAAGCCGAAAAACCGGTGTAAGGCCGCGCGACCGCCCAGTCGCCAATCTGCACGATGGCACCGCCACAGGACTGAGCCACCATCTGCAAGCCGAAGATTTGGGACGTCACAAAGCTGCCTAAGCAATTGACTTCGAAATGCCGCTGCAAGTCGTCGACTTGAGTCTGTTCCAAGTTCTTGGGCTGCCAAATGGCCGCTGAATTGACCAACAAATCAACGCGCCCCCACGACTGCAAAATTTGGTCCAGCCAAGTGTGGACATTGGCCGCTTCCTGAATGGCACCAACGACCAGTTGCACTGAATGTCCTCGCTGAGCATAACCGTGTATCAACCGTGAATCCTCGGGCTCGTCCTGATGGCCATGCAAGGCGACGCGAAAACCGCGCTCCAGTAACAGTTCAGCCACGCTGCGACCAACACGCGGGGCAGCGCTGCCGGTCACTAACGCCACGGGATGTGGCGTGCCAAACAGTTCTTGTTGTCGTTGATGAAACCAGTCGTGCGCCATGAGCCAAACAATATCTCTGAGGACGTTCAATCAATCCAGATGCATCTGTCTACGCGATTCTAAGGGCGGGACAAGCCGGGCCAGTACAGCTTGGCAGTCCAACTAAAACTATCCTGTGTGTCGACATGGGTATCCTTGCCAGGAGCCTAGTCCCGCACCGGCCCATCACTGGCGTGAACCGTTAGATCCATATTATAGACGGCCGGATCGGTGCTGATCGCGCCGCGTAAGGCACAGACGCGCGAGGCGAATCGGACCGCCTGAGCCAGCGAGATTTGCGGCGATTGCCGTGTCATAATCCCGCGAATGATCACCGCTGACAACGCATCGCCGGCACCAACCGTGTCAACTAGGTCGGCAACTGGGCTGGCAGCCTGCACACAGTACTGACCATCGTTGCCTAACCAGGCGGCACCAAGCTCGCCTGCCGTAATCCACAGATTGCTGATACCAAACTGCCGCTGCAACACACCCGCCTGATCAATAAACTTGTTCCAACACCGGCCGCCACGCTCGTCCACCCGGTCCGTTTGTCCGGCGTTGTCAAGCTCTGCCATGTGCCCAGAGCCGCTGCCCAGTGAACTGACCAACCAGTGCAGTTCGTCATTGTTCAGCTTGACATGATCGGCACCCACCAGTAGGGGATCAATCCATGAGCGATCAAAGTGCGGCATCCGAATGTTGACGTCCACAAAAACGGGACACGAGGCTTGGCGCCGCAGGTGCCGGATCGTTTCTCGCGAAGTGGCACCGCGTAGCGCCAGCGACCCATGGTAGATCAGTCCAATCGAGTTCCAATCGACCAACGAGTCCAGCGACCGAATATGGTCGTAGGCCACGTCGTCCCAGAACTGATAGCTGGGTTGTCCATTGGTCACGCGAATGTCGACACGTCCTGTGGCTTTGTCGGCCAAGA
Proteins encoded in this window:
- a CDS encoding SDR family oxidoreductase, which produces MAHDWFHQRQQELFGTPHPVALVTGSAAPRVGRSVAELLLERGFRVALHGHQDEPEDSRLIHGYAQRGHSVQLVVGAIQEAANVHTWLDQILQSWGRVDLLVNSAAIWQPKNLEQTQVDDLQRHFEVNCLGSFVTSQIFGLQMVAQSCGGAIVQIGDWAVARPYTGFSAYFVSKGSIETMTRSLAVELAGRNNRVRVNAILPGPVMIAEGVSERRQQQIVSDSLLQRAGRPEDVAEAVYFLATSPFITGVCLPVDGGRSIYSGPTADPAAHPDT